A stretch of the Acyrthosiphon pisum isolate AL4f chromosome A2, pea_aphid_22Mar2018_4r6ur, whole genome shotgun sequence genome encodes the following:
- the LOC103309823 gene encoding mesoderm induction early response protein 1-like: protein MSKRVTNNRADYSDPTDGSDFDKVKKKSIMVGSDYQAKIPDGLSKYGDYPPYLNVDKLLWDPHNTSNAVIADYHHRIRQISHGANMLPKSKHVRDDENALFLLLQCGSNIEEAVRRLSLNDQMFGRRAKMWSEEECKNFENGIRRFNKNFRLIQQRRVPTRTVGELVHFYYLWKKTERHDVFANKKRLVKKKYALQPGITFYEDGENSVLNQKTNQVGNCLIYSDPKRLKQMATSGIHVTRVDN, encoded by the coding sequence ATGTCGAAGCGAGTAACAAACAATCGCGCTGATTATTCTGATCCTACTGATGGAAGTGATTTTGATAAAGTGAAGAAAAAATCTATAATGGTTGGTAGTGATTATCAAGCAAAAATTCCTGATGGATTGTCCAAGTATGGAGATTATCCACCATACCTAAATGTTGACAAACTTCTCTGGGACCCTCATAATACATCCAATGCAGTTATTGCTGACTATCATCACCGTATTCGTCAAATTTCTCACGGTGCAAATATGTTACCCAAAAGTAAGCATGTACGAGATGATGAAAACgctttatttttacttttgcaaTGCGGATCTAATATTGAAGAAGCAGTACGTCGATTATCATTAAATGATCAAATGTTTGGTCGAAGAGCCAAGATGTGGTCAGAAGAAGAATgcaaaaactttgaaaatggTATTCGTCGTTTTAACAAAAACTTCCGTCTGATTCAACAGCGCAGAGTACCTACAAGAACAGTAGGTGAActtgttcatttttattatttatggaagAAAACAGAAAGGCATGATGTGTTTGCTAATAAAAAACGACTggtaaagaaaaaatatgctCTTCAAccaggtattacattttatgaagATGGAGAAAACTCTGTACTTAATCAAAAGACCAATCAAGTTGGGAATTGTTTAATTTACTCTGAtccaaaacgtttaaaacagaTGGCCACATCAGGTATACATGTCACTCGTGTGGATAACTAA